A part of Candidatus Electrothrix aestuarii genomic DNA contains:
- a CDS encoding C25 family cysteine peptidase → MTLKKVKSFLLDLYRPKGILVTFVISFNVLTCLGQSVYNGFFYKIFLSRGVAYAASISTTNTTTSQLTLDYPPYVLPTNLVNIFSSPTPPGEILPPAPPLDIDYNFQPWLPSQPDLVFQVPDISFLGAVRPVPPFDLLIITDEAFVEELLPLKTHKNYSDMPTQIYSWQYLVERYQSEGRDDPERIKKAIASFQQSFGIKYVMLVGDSDRLPVRYCKIYDPTSWGDGYSPADLYYADLYDQNNVFDNWDGDGDGVFCEMQGGAWTAGSTLADINLDGMDLYPDIAVGRVPASSEAEVTTYVNKVINYEFSAYKAAWQNRALLVIPGYETDGKYYDYPGSWEAAEAISASLNNIDSNPIIYPMNMELVKLYDQRIEDLPSGLSDNDPTPNNVRNEINAGVGFTVFSGHGARTLWGNSTTTNDIGMLNNTGRLPIIFAAACSTARFHYDGSYLDVQGNTFVNDLECPIYNDAHRCWPVNPDAAVRPEPAAIQRNSQQNFDVESMAEEFLVKQDSGGIGYIGAYTGTQGGSQYLMKYFFDIHANSYKRFQPLGFLWNYAVERYINNNFHIDFNTTSQWVPQAMFHHIQKYMLFGDPSLRVGGISSIQRTDFVSRYTMKHDGWQGVLQLIRVNGEFYNSEFRQIPNMGGTYGEHDVRGYVRTAIYPLSSDWGPDHKIEFYVDFADTANQDDDQKFEGYLFTQTKDAMAGITWWNDIPFGFYANKDGTFAGGPNLVSGKVSTADFLGEYAMNHDGWEGTLKLWEANNGEVAGTYTSIDGSSQHSVRTVLRTATNIRLPSDWGPVHKIELYIDFADTANQDDDQKFEGYLFTQTKDAMAGITWWNNTPFGFYAQKKTNKNKSNIFLFLNAFIKQR, encoded by the coding sequence ATGACACTGAAAAAAGTAAAAAGTTTTTTATTGGACTTATATAGACCGAAAGGTATTCTAGTTACTTTTGTAATTTCATTTAATGTGTTAACCTGTCTCGGACAATCAGTATACAATGGATTTTTTTATAAAATTTTTCTATCAAGAGGTGTAGCGTATGCAGCCAGTATATCGACTACGAATACAACAACGTCTCAACTGACATTAGATTACCCGCCTTATGTACTACCAACTAATTTAGTTAATATATTTTCCTCTCCAACACCACCAGGCGAAATACTCCCCCCTGCCCCTCCACTGGACATAGATTATAATTTCCAACCCTGGCTACCTTCTCAGCCTGATTTAGTTTTTCAGGTACCTGATATTTCTTTTTTAGGGGCCGTTCGCCCTGTTCCTCCTTTTGATTTGTTAATCATTACAGATGAAGCTTTTGTTGAAGAACTTTTACCATTAAAAACTCATAAAAATTATTCTGATATGCCAACTCAAATATACAGTTGGCAATATCTTGTTGAACGTTACCAGAGTGAGGGCCGAGATGACCCCGAACGGATCAAAAAAGCAATTGCTTCTTTTCAACAATCTTTCGGAATCAAATATGTAATGCTAGTCGGAGACTCTGATCGTTTGCCTGTGCGTTATTGTAAGATTTATGATCCAACATCTTGGGGAGATGGTTATTCACCCGCTGACTTGTATTATGCTGATCTTTATGATCAAAATAATGTATTTGACAATTGGGACGGAGATGGTGATGGAGTTTTTTGTGAAATGCAGGGAGGTGCCTGGACAGCAGGTTCAACTCTGGCTGATATTAATCTTGACGGGATGGATCTTTATCCAGACATTGCAGTGGGCCGTGTCCCCGCTTCTTCTGAAGCCGAAGTAACAACGTATGTTAATAAAGTTATCAATTATGAATTTTCAGCCTATAAAGCTGCTTGGCAAAACAGAGCATTACTAGTTATACCTGGCTACGAAACCGATGGAAAATATTATGATTATCCTGGAAGTTGGGAAGCAGCAGAAGCAATCAGTGCATCTTTGAATAACATTGATAGCAACCCAATTATCTATCCAATGAATATGGAGTTAGTCAAGCTGTATGATCAGCGTATTGAGGATTTACCTAGCGGGCTGAGTGATAATGATCCAACTCCTAACAATGTGCGTAACGAAATTAATGCCGGGGTTGGATTTACCGTTTTTTCAGGGCATGGAGCTCGAACCCTCTGGGGTAATTCTACAACCACCAACGACATTGGAATGCTCAACAATACAGGAAGGTTGCCGATAATATTCGCAGCTGCCTGCAGCACAGCTCGATTTCATTACGATGGTAGCTACCTTGATGTTCAAGGTAATACCTTTGTAAACGACCTTGAATGTCCCATCTATAACGATGCGCACCGTTGCTGGCCTGTTAATCCTGATGCTGCTGTGAGACCTGAACCTGCAGCCATCCAACGCAATAGCCAGCAAAACTTTGATGTAGAATCCATGGCTGAAGAATTTTTGGTAAAACAAGATAGCGGAGGTATTGGATACATCGGAGCATACACGGGTACCCAAGGTGGTTCTCAATACTTAATGAAATATTTTTTTGATATTCATGCTAATAGTTACAAACGGTTTCAACCACTGGGATTTCTATGGAACTACGCTGTAGAGCGTTATATTAACAACAACTTTCACATTGATTTTAATACAACGTCTCAATGGGTTCCACAGGCTATGTTTCATCACATTCAAAAATATATGCTTTTTGGAGATCCTTCTCTTCGAGTAGGCGGTATTTCCAGCATACAACGCACCGATTTTGTCTCCCGTTATACGATGAAGCACGATGGATGGCAAGGAGTGTTACAATTAATACGAGTCAATGGTGAATTTTACAATTCTGAATTTAGACAGATACCCAATATGGGAGGAACGTACGGGGAACACGATGTACGGGGATACGTACGAACAGCAATATACCCTTTGAGTTCCGATTGGGGGCCTGATCACAAAATAGAATTCTATGTTGATTTTGCAGACACCGCAAATCAAGATGATGATCAAAAATTCGAGGGTTATTTATTTACTCAAACAAAAGATGCAATGGCAGGAATTACCTGGTGGAATGATATTCCATTTGGTTTTTATGCAAATAAAGATGGGACGTTTGCCGGTGGTCCAAACTTGGTTTCGGGAAAGGTTTCTACCGCTGACTTTCTGGGTGAATACGCTATGAACCATGATGGATGGGAGGGCACGCTGAAACTTTGGGAAGCTAACAATGGAGAAGTTGCAGGAACATATACATCCATCGATGGCTCATCACAACATAGTGTTCGAACTGTGTTGAGAACTGCAACTAATATCCGTTTGCCAAGTGATTGGGGGCCTGTACATAAAATAGAATTGTATATCGATTTTGCGGATACAGCAAATCAAGATGATGATCAAAAATTTGAGGGATATTTATTTACTCAAACCAAAGATGCAATGGCAGGAATTACTTGGTGGAATAATACACCATTTGGCTTTTATGCTCAAAAAAAGACCAACAAGAATAAAAGCAATATATTTCTCTTTCTAAACGCGTTTATCAAACAGCGTTAG
- a CDS encoding GyrI-like domain-containing protein: MLKRDYKKELKHLYKPSAKKVVLVDVPAMNFLMIDGQGDPNSSQAFQEAVAALYPLAYTLKFMVKKGETGVDYGVMPLEGLWWSDDMATFSVDKKEDWQWTLMIMQPEYISEDMVATAREEVARKKNPSALSQVRFASFQEGRAAQTLHVGPFTEGCGSSVLMLTYL, encoded by the coding sequence ATGCTCAAAAGAGACTACAAAAAAGAGCTGAAGCATCTCTATAAACCCTCAGCAAAAAAGGTCGTTCTGGTTGATGTCCCGGCAATGAACTTTCTTATGATTGATGGCCAGGGTGATCCCAACAGCTCGCAGGCCTTTCAGGAGGCCGTCGCTGCCTTATATCCCCTCGCCTATACTTTGAAGTTCATGGTCAAGAAAGGAGAGACAGGCGTTGATTACGGTGTCATGCCCCTGGAAGGCCTGTGGTGGTCAGATGATATGGCTACATTCAGCGTGGACAAGAAAGAAGATTGGCAATGGACGCTCATGATCATGCAGCCGGAGTATATTAGCGAGGACATGGTGGCAACAGCCAGAGAAGAGGTTGCCCGGAAAAAGAACCCTTCTGCCTTATCCCAGGTGCGCTTTGCCTCATTCCAGGAAGGCAGGGCTGCCCAGACCCTGCACGTCGGCCCCTTTACAGAAGGGTGCGGCTCTTCTGTTTTGATGTTAACATATTTATAA
- the corA gene encoding magnesium/cobalt transporter CorA, which translates to MTAPQKKLSKRKRRSKDSLTNPSEKTGLPPGSLIHVGDFCQLETAIHTVTYNRETVEQQRIGSSKELTGFDDNESVAWITVEGLSDVDLIEEIGIMAGIHPLVIEDILTTHQRPKFEVYDSYLFIVTSNLTAIQNEETQEMVVEHEQISLLILANAVFVFRERTDDLFQPLIRRIKTRRGKIRSMGSDYLAYALIDILVDQLFHLTDTMDDTITLLEDRLLFSEPTKDMPVTIQQLKREAIFINKHVVPIKELTGAIMRSDSKLIHERTKIYFRDVSDHALRLSEAVESYRELLAGLSSLYISGLSNRMNEVMKVLTLFASVFIPLTFLAGIYGMNFEHMPELHWKWAYPTLWIFFLIIPAGLFWYFRKKKWL; encoded by the coding sequence TTGACCGCCCCGCAAAAAAAGCTGAGCAAGAGAAAGCGCCGCTCCAAAGACTCCCTGACCAATCCCTCGGAAAAAACCGGCCTGCCTCCTGGCTCCCTGATCCATGTGGGTGATTTCTGCCAACTAGAGACTGCTATTCATACCGTCACCTATAATAGAGAAACTGTTGAGCAGCAACGCATTGGCTCATCAAAAGAACTTACTGGCTTTGATGATAACGAAAGCGTGGCCTGGATAACAGTGGAAGGGCTTTCTGATGTTGATCTTATCGAGGAAATAGGGATTATGGCAGGCATTCACCCGCTTGTTATCGAAGACATCCTCACCACCCACCAACGCCCCAAGTTTGAGGTCTACGACTCCTACCTCTTTATAGTCACCAGCAACCTCACCGCAATCCAAAATGAGGAAACACAAGAGATGGTGGTTGAGCATGAGCAGATCAGCCTGCTTATTCTTGCCAATGCGGTGTTTGTTTTTCGGGAAAGGACGGATGATCTCTTTCAGCCGCTAATACGGCGGATCAAAACCCGGAGAGGAAAGATACGGAGTATGGGCTCAGATTATCTGGCCTATGCCTTGATCGACATCCTGGTTGACCAGCTCTTTCATCTGACCGACACGATGGATGATACCATCACCCTGCTGGAAGACCGGCTCCTTTTTTCTGAGCCCACCAAGGACATGCCCGTCACCATTCAGCAGCTCAAGCGAGAGGCAATCTTTATTAACAAGCATGTTGTGCCGATTAAAGAACTGACCGGAGCAATCATGCGCAGTGATTCCAAGCTGATTCACGAACGGACCAAGATCTATTTCCGGGATGTCTCTGACCATGCCCTACGCCTCAGCGAGGCTGTGGAGTCCTACCGGGAGCTGCTGGCAGGCCTGTCCTCGCTCTATATCTCTGGCCTGAGCAACAGAATGAACGAGGTCATGAAGGTACTCACCCTGTTTGCCTCGGTGTTTATTCCCCTGACCTTTTTAGCAGGAATCTACGGCATGAATTTCGAGCACATGCCTGAGCTGCACTGGAAATGGGCCTATCCGACCCTGTGGATTTTCTTTCTCATTATTCCGGCAGGCTTATTCTGGTATTTTAGGAAGAAGAAATGGTTATGA
- a CDS encoding Uma2 family endonuclease, translated as MPNTAYLEHYTVDDYVHWEGNWELIYGAPYAMSPSPSITHQRIAKRFLVLLDAQLEECSSCEVLSEVDWHCAEDIIVRPDIVLVCDVKGEHLVETPELIIEVVSPSSVKRDEQIKRVLYQEKGVKNYILVYPQEQKEVIYQLVNGEYQQVRGKKEQVFDFQVQHCTIKLAFDKIWQG; from the coding sequence ATGCCAAACACAGCCTATTTAGAGCATTATACAGTGGACGACTATGTTCACTGGGAAGGCAACTGGGAATTAATATACGGTGCCCCCTATGCCATGTCACCGTCCCCTTCCATTACCCATCAGCGGATAGCAAAGCGCTTTCTTGTCTTGCTGGATGCACAGCTGGAGGAATGTTCATCATGCGAGGTACTCAGTGAGGTAGACTGGCATTGTGCTGAGGATATTATTGTCCGGCCCGATATTGTGCTTGTTTGTGATGTAAAAGGCGAGCACCTGGTTGAGACGCCGGAGCTGATCATTGAGGTTGTTTCGCCGTCCTCAGTAAAACGGGATGAGCAGATAAAACGGGTTTTGTACCAGGAAAAAGGGGTGAAAAACTATATCCTGGTCTATCCGCAGGAGCAAAAGGAGGTGATTTATCAGCTCGTCAATGGCGAGTATCAGCAGGTCAGAGGAAAGAAAGAGCAGGTTTTTGATTTCCAGGTGCAGCATTGCACCATCAAGCTTGCATTCGACAAGATCTGGCAGGGATAA
- a CDS encoding FtsX-like permease family protein — protein sequence MFSLVLKMARASLARRGLRSLLVILMIGISLWGLLLMEGVYEGMIEQMITNAIRSDSGHLSFFAKGYRSDPDLALLVHDVPAIRAALEQDTRVQSFAMRMKQDGLAATAHASRGAVVIGMELAREEQHGRLAEYLHKGEFSFGKQEKGIILGFKLADTLRVRIGSKIILSAQDMHAEVASAAFRVTGILKTNNMALDERAVFIDLGRMRKMLSVPEGVSQIAVIVRDQEQLAEIQGDLQKQFKGLDVLRWDELYPALMQSKVIMDGFNLIISGMIFCVAALGIFGVMLVSVLERIREFGIMLAIGTRFSLIRNIILAESFFLGLIGFLFGSLIGGLTLYYFKTYGLDLSAFSEAFDEFGMDAITYAVIRPSYFLTAFIAVLLATFLSVLIPLRVLKKSNPIEAINKV from the coding sequence ATGTTTAGTCTGGTTCTGAAAATGGCTCGTGCCTCTTTGGCCCGTCGCGGTCTGCGTTCCCTGCTGGTTATTTTGATGATCGGTATCAGCCTCTGGGGCCTGCTGCTCATGGAAGGGGTGTATGAGGGCATGATAGAGCAGATGATAACTAATGCCATCCGCAGTGACAGCGGTCATCTTTCCTTTTTTGCCAAGGGCTACCGTTCCGACCCGGATCTCGCGCTGTTGGTCCATGATGTCCCGGCTATCCGAGCGGCGTTAGAGCAGGATACGCGGGTACAGAGTTTTGCCATGCGCATGAAGCAGGATGGGCTGGCTGCAACGGCCCATGCCTCACGCGGTGCTGTAGTTATCGGTATGGAACTGGCTCGGGAAGAGCAGCACGGCAGGCTGGCTGAGTATTTGCATAAAGGGGAATTCAGCTTCGGGAAGCAGGAAAAAGGGATTATACTCGGCTTTAAGCTGGCTGATACCTTGCGGGTGCGTATCGGTAGCAAGATTATTCTCTCGGCCCAGGACATGCATGCCGAGGTTGCCTCAGCTGCGTTTCGGGTAACGGGTATCCTGAAAACCAATAATATGGCCCTGGATGAGCGGGCGGTCTTTATTGATTTGGGCCGAATGCGCAAGATGCTTAGCGTGCCGGAAGGGGTGAGTCAGATTGCCGTGATTGTCCGCGATCAGGAGCAGCTCGCTGAGATTCAGGGAGATTTGCAGAAGCAATTTAAAGGGCTTGATGTCCTGCGCTGGGATGAGCTCTACCCGGCTTTGATGCAATCTAAGGTCATTATGGATGGCTTTAATTTGATTATCAGCGGGATGATTTTCTGTGTGGCCGCCCTGGGGATTTTTGGCGTGATGCTGGTATCGGTCCTGGAGCGTATCCGGGAATTTGGGATCATGCTGGCCATCGGTACCCGCTTTTCTCTGATCCGCAATATCATCCTGGCAGAGTCCTTCTTTCTCGGCCTGATCGGCTTTCTCTTCGGCAGCTTGATCGGTGGACTTACCCTCTATTACTTCAAGACCTATGGTCTGGATCTCAGCGCCTTCAGTGAGGCCTTTGATGAGTTTGGGATGGATGCGATAACCTATGCCGTTATTCGACCGAGCTATTTCCTCACTGCCTTTATCGCCGTGCTGTTAGCGACCTTTCTCAGTGTTCTTATCCCTCTCCGGGTTTTGAAGAAATCCAACCCTATTGAGGCAATTAATAAGGTGTGA
- a CDS encoding FtsX-like permease family protein, translated as MYLKLAYRNIIAYKKRSIITLLLTTVTTALLVFATAWMDGSHKTILSNAVEIYPGYIQITNKDFRDTPSFDNLIFDAQAVQDKLAAQQGIATFGARFESFVLYSVGEKAVGGMLTAIEPEKEAHLSRLADSLVKGEYLQAGDGNQVYIGKELARRLKVDVGDIVTFVGSGADYSFAADNLQIKGIFQTGLFEFDSAAAFLAKGYFDQIMASDNYATHFIVLPEQTEQAEQLAASIAAKLGPEYETASWNHIMAALVKAMELDSVFGYITLGIIFTVIFFVIMIYTFLAVFSRIRELGILRAIGTRPGEILVMLLLESCLLAFASVLLGGLIGGGFALYYELNPIVFTSFEEQFKQYGMASSAMPTAFVPLTILRDMLIIFVLSVLSTLYPILKANRMQPVEAMHHV; from the coding sequence ATGTACCTCAAACTCGCCTACCGCAATATCATTGCCTATAAAAAACGCAGCATCATCACCTTGCTGCTGACCACGGTAACTACAGCCCTGCTGGTCTTTGCCACGGCCTGGATGGACGGCTCCCACAAGACCATCCTCAGCAATGCCGTGGAAATCTATCCCGGCTATATCCAGATAACCAACAAGGACTTTCGCGATACTCCCAGCTTTGATAATCTGATCTTTGACGCCCAGGCGGTGCAAGACAAGCTTGCTGCACAGCAGGGTATCGCCACCTTTGGTGCCCGCTTCGAGTCCTTTGTCCTCTATTCCGTAGGAGAAAAAGCTGTGGGCGGTATGCTCACGGCCATTGAACCGGAAAAAGAGGCCCATCTCTCCCGCTTGGCGGATTCGCTGGTCAAAGGGGAATATCTCCAGGCAGGAGATGGGAATCAGGTCTATATAGGCAAGGAACTGGCCCGTCGCCTGAAAGTGGATGTGGGCGACATTGTCACCTTTGTCGGTAGTGGGGCAGACTACTCCTTTGCTGCCGATAATCTCCAGATCAAGGGCATCTTTCAGACCGGTCTGTTTGAATTTGATTCCGCAGCCGCCTTCCTGGCCAAGGGCTATTTTGACCAGATCATGGCCTCGGATAATTACGCCACCCATTTTATTGTTCTGCCTGAGCAGACAGAACAGGCTGAACAACTGGCCGCCAGCATTGCTGCGAAGCTGGGGCCAGAATATGAGACGGCCAGCTGGAATCATATTATGGCGGCACTGGTCAAGGCGATGGAGCTGGATTCCGTGTTTGGTTATATCACCCTGGGGATCATCTTTACGGTCATCTTTTTCGTGATTATGATCTACACCTTTCTGGCCGTGTTCTCCCGCATCCGTGAGCTGGGTATCCTCCGCGCCATTGGTACCCGACCGGGTGAAATCCTCGTCATGCTGCTTCTGGAATCCTGCTTGCTCGCCTTTGCCAGTGTGTTGCTCGGTGGTCTGATCGGAGGGGGCTTTGCCCTGTATTACGAGCTTAATCCCATTGTCTTTACCAGCTTTGAAGAGCAGTTCAAGCAGTACGGCATGGCCTCCTCTGCCATGCCCACCGCCTTTGTTCCCCTGACTATCCTCCGGGACATGCTGATTATTTTCGTCCTCTCCGTCCTCTCGACCCTCTATCCCATCCTCAAGGCGAACAGGATGCAACCTGTGGAGGCCATGCACCATGTTTAG
- a CDS encoding IS5 family transposase: MERASYSTDLTDIQFEIINKFLPSPSKTGRPRSYALREILNAIFYLVHTGCQWREIPHDFPKWTSVYYYFRKWKRDGTWFLVKQAIHTDLREEQGKNAEPSAVMIDSQSVKTAQMAETRGFDGNKKVKGRKRHVISDTLGFPLIVKVHDANLSDGKQSISIFQTLFLWFASIKMVWADAAYRGDLADYLWCAFQCRLEIAPTLKTKGFQVVPKRWIIERTFGWFQWDRRLMIDYERQAQSAETMVYIASIRKMLNRYK, encoded by the coding sequence ATGGAACGAGCTAGCTACAGCACAGATCTCACTGATATACAATTTGAAATTATTAATAAATTTCTCCCCTCTCCTTCAAAAACCGGCAGGCCAAGATCTTATGCTCTCAGAGAGATTCTCAACGCAATTTTTTACTTGGTTCACACTGGGTGTCAATGGCGAGAAATTCCGCATGATTTCCCAAAGTGGACCAGCGTTTACTATTACTTTCGTAAATGGAAGCGGGATGGAACCTGGTTTCTCGTCAAGCAGGCAATTCACACGGACCTGCGAGAGGAACAAGGGAAAAACGCTGAGCCTTCTGCGGTTATGATTGATAGTCAATCCGTCAAAACTGCACAGATGGCTGAGACCCGAGGCTTTGACGGCAATAAGAAAGTAAAAGGACGAAAACGCCATGTAATTTCGGATACCCTTGGTTTTCCGCTAATTGTCAAAGTTCATGATGCCAACCTGTCAGATGGAAAGCAGTCTATCTCTATCTTTCAAACTCTTTTTTTGTGGTTTGCTTCCATTAAAATGGTTTGGGCCGATGCCGCTTATCGAGGCGATTTGGCCGACTATTTATGGTGCGCCTTTCAGTGCCGGTTGGAAATCGCTCCCACCTTGAAGACTAAAGGGTTTCAAGTGGTGCCGAAACGCTGGATTATTGAAAGGACCTTCGGCTGGTTCCAATGGGATCGAAGACTGATGATCGACTACGAGCGACAGGCGCAATCAGCCGAAACTATGGTTTACATAGCATCAATCAGGAAGATGCTAAATAGGTATAAATAG
- a CDS encoding DUF3226 domain-containing protein, whose protein sequence is MSNLLIVESDNDRLFINRLLHEVNLSASIDVGVPICCIDDYECLNGLSQNQLIKKLNDISIEIEKRGIEKIGILVDADNKGVQERLTIVNESLKTFDGALCIERVNQWVDSQTLGVKVSCHILNVDGYGELETLLRSIKKRESTFADCLAAWEECLRGYNKGITKKELDKFWVQIYQRYDSCSKKKKASR, encoded by the coding sequence GTGAGTAATTTACTAATAGTTGAAAGTGATAACGATAGGTTATTTATAAATCGTCTTTTGCATGAAGTGAATCTTTCCGCGTCTATTGACGTCGGTGTTCCTATTTGCTGTATAGATGACTATGAATGCTTAAATGGACTTTCTCAAAATCAACTCATCAAGAAACTTAACGACATATCTATTGAAATAGAGAAGAGAGGAATCGAAAAAATAGGCATCTTGGTAGATGCAGACAATAAAGGCGTTCAGGAGAGGCTAACCATTGTCAATGAATCTTTGAAAACATTTGACGGTGCATTATGTATAGAACGAGTTAACCAGTGGGTTGATTCACAAACTTTGGGCGTCAAGGTCTCGTGCCATATTTTGAATGTTGATGGTTATGGGGAGCTGGAGACTTTATTACGGTCAATCAAAAAGCGAGAGTCGACTTTTGCGGATTGTTTAGCCGCTTGGGAAGAATGCTTGCGGGGATACAATAAGGGAATAACAAAGAAAGAGCTTGATAAATTTTGGGTTCAAATTTATCAACGTTACGATTCATGCTCAAAAAAAAAAAAAGCAAGCCGGTAG
- a CDS encoding AAA family ATPase yields MSKLHINTLHIKHFKCFDSFELKDIQRINLIGGKNNVGKTSLLEAIELSAVSVSIRELVYQVSKMLYRRQVGRDRRNVIEIDFLHGVGKPAEFITNSRECKISLLEKGSKYKQKSLLDEGSRNFLKEIDNEEISISDLSFSVNEEEEIIPANYFLRRRPAYSMSLKNDSNQYQPINFIESTKLDDNDLAILYGSLIDLNREEFINDSLTIFDENILSIKQRATDRGVVLKVQLKNKTSPALLSSLGEGVNRYIAILCAIWASKDGILLIDEIENGIHYSNYKKLWQLIYRASAEANCQLFITSHSKECVEAFNESLIDVSDSYPNGMYYEMYRNVKKDIISVSARDYEQLNYTLTHGGKFRGE; encoded by the coding sequence ATGTCCAAGTTACATATTAACACTCTGCATATTAAACATTTTAAATGCTTTGATAGCTTTGAGCTGAAAGATATTCAAAGAATAAATTTAATAGGTGGAAAGAACAATGTGGGTAAAACTTCTTTACTGGAAGCAATTGAACTTTCTGCGGTTTCAGTATCAATAAGAGAACTTGTATATCAAGTCAGCAAAATGCTTTATCGGCGTCAGGTCGGCAGAGATAGGAGAAATGTCATCGAAATTGATTTTTTGCATGGCGTAGGCAAGCCCGCTGAGTTTATTACAAATTCAAGAGAATGCAAAATTTCATTATTAGAGAAAGGTTCTAAATATAAACAAAAATCATTACTTGACGAAGGCTCTCGTAACTTCTTAAAAGAGATTGACAATGAAGAGATCTCAATATCAGATTTATCGTTTTCTGTTAACGAAGAGGAAGAGATTATTCCTGCAAACTATTTTTTACGAAGAAGGCCTGCATATTCAATGTCATTAAAAAATGATAGTAACCAATATCAACCAATTAATTTTATTGAATCGACAAAATTAGATGACAATGACCTGGCTATTTTGTACGGGTCGTTAATTGATTTAAATCGAGAAGAGTTCATTAATGATTCCCTGACCATTTTTGATGAAAATATTCTTTCTATAAAACAGAGAGCAACCGACCGAGGGGTAGTTCTAAAAGTACAATTAAAAAACAAAACATCACCTGCTCTTCTTTCTTCATTAGGGGAAGGAGTTAACAGGTATATAGCAATTTTATGTGCAATTTGGGCCAGCAAGGATGGCATTCTTTTAATTGATGAAATAGAAAATGGAATCCACTATTCAAATTATAAAAAATTATGGCAGCTCATTTACAGGGCAAGTGCTGAGGCTAATTGTCAGTTATTTATTACTTCACATTCAAAGGAGTGCGTAGAAGCATTCAACGAATCTCTTATTGACGTGAGTGATTCCTATCCTAATGGAATGTACTATGAAATGTATCGAAATGTGAAGAAGGATATTATTTCTGTATCTGCTAGAGATTACGAGCAGCTAAATTATACTTTAACTCATGGTGGAAAATTCAGGGGTGAGTAA